A stretch of Sphingomonas sp. JUb134 DNA encodes these proteins:
- a CDS encoding TonB-dependent receptor, with product MKKTVLACSISSALAALFLASGASAQSMANTPGATAAEQSGATPRAQDNVPIEDVVVTAQKRPQVLIDVPQSVSVVGGETLERQQAFSFQDYAKLVPGLQLEQSNPGESRIVLRGINTGGVAATVATYVDETPFGSSSGQVNAAILAGEFDTFDVERVEVLRGPQGTLYGASSLGGVLKFVTTPPHLDAVEARGRASVETVEGGDLSYMGSAVVNVPLSDKMAVRASGFYRDYGGYVDSIGTGGSDVQKNINDSKSYGGRVSALFKPNESFQIRLTAILQNLNTDAGNLVESDPATLRTLYGRQSQSQYVPEYTDIAYRLYNGAFDVDLGFATLTSSTSYSTLKQSLRDDLTVSYGSQLGLYDDATGPLADIGLVQQTNTERFTQEVRLSSPASDTFEWLVGGYYNHEKGEILQRIDVYEQGTFTIFDGVPQLFDGGTRSRYEEFAGFANGTIHFGPRFDLTLGGRYSHNDQDADQGGTGLLAPPALESASKEDVFTWSVAPKFKLGQSASLYARVAKGFRPGGPNIVPPNAPTGINTYDSDSLISYEVGFKAETADRSFSIDVAAFHIDWKDIQLFAQVEDFGINANGGKAKSDGVEFTTILRPTRGFVVSLNGAYTDAKLQEDTDLAIVGGRKGDQLPYTPKVAVSANVDYDWDMGSGAKPYVGASLRFLGDQSGPYSPEFVAATGRQFRIPSYAVVDLRAGIEFDRFSVEAYAKNVTDSEGKTSVTGQGNYPFGAVGTGVIRPRSVGVTLGAGF from the coding sequence ATGAAGAAGACGGTCTTGGCCTGCTCGATCTCCAGCGCACTGGCCGCGCTGTTCCTCGCAAGCGGCGCATCGGCCCAGTCGATGGCGAACACTCCGGGTGCGACGGCGGCGGAGCAATCTGGCGCGACCCCTCGCGCCCAGGACAATGTGCCGATTGAGGACGTCGTCGTCACCGCGCAGAAGCGCCCGCAGGTACTGATCGACGTGCCCCAGTCCGTCTCGGTCGTCGGCGGCGAGACGTTGGAGCGGCAGCAGGCGTTCAGTTTCCAAGACTATGCGAAGCTGGTGCCGGGACTGCAGCTGGAGCAGAGCAATCCCGGCGAGTCGCGGATCGTGCTGCGGGGCATCAACACCGGCGGCGTGGCCGCAACGGTCGCCACCTATGTCGACGAAACGCCGTTCGGATCGTCCAGCGGTCAAGTGAACGCCGCAATCTTGGCGGGCGAGTTCGACACCTTCGATGTCGAGCGGGTGGAGGTGCTGCGTGGCCCCCAGGGGACACTGTACGGGGCGAGCTCGCTGGGCGGCGTTCTGAAGTTCGTTACCACCCCGCCGCACCTGGACGCCGTCGAGGCCCGCGGCCGCGCCTCTGTCGAGACGGTGGAGGGCGGCGATCTCTCCTACATGGGATCCGCAGTGGTCAATGTGCCGCTCTCGGACAAGATGGCGGTGCGCGCCTCCGGCTTCTATCGCGACTATGGCGGTTATGTGGATTCGATCGGCACGGGCGGGTCGGACGTTCAAAAGAACATCAATGACTCGAAGAGCTACGGCGGGCGCGTGTCGGCTCTGTTCAAGCCGAACGAGAGCTTCCAGATCCGCCTGACGGCAATCCTCCAGAACCTAAACACCGATGCCGGCAACCTGGTGGAGAGCGATCCGGCGACGCTCCGCACCCTCTATGGCCGCCAGAGCCAGTCGCAATATGTGCCGGAGTACACCGACATCGCCTATCGCCTCTACAATGGCGCCTTCGATGTCGACCTGGGCTTCGCGACGCTCACATCGTCCACGAGCTATAGCACGCTCAAGCAATCGCTGCGCGACGACCTCACCGTCTCCTACGGTAGCCAGCTGGGCCTGTATGACGATGCCACGGGGCCGCTCGCGGATATCGGCCTGGTTCAGCAGACGAACACCGAACGCTTCACCCAGGAAGTGCGCTTGTCCTCGCCCGCGAGCGACACCTTCGAGTGGCTGGTCGGCGGGTACTACAACCATGAAAAGGGTGAGATCCTCCAGCGGATCGATGTGTACGAGCAGGGCACCTTCACGATCTTCGACGGCGTGCCGCAGCTGTTCGATGGCGGGACGCGGTCGCGCTATGAGGAGTTCGCCGGCTTTGCGAACGGCACGATCCACTTCGGACCCCGCTTCGACCTGACGCTGGGCGGTCGGTACAGCCACAACGACCAGGACGCGGACCAGGGCGGTACCGGGTTGCTCGCGCCGCCGGCACTCGAATCCGCGTCCAAGGAGGATGTGTTCACCTGGTCGGTCGCACCCAAGTTCAAGCTCGGTCAGAGCGCCTCCCTCTACGCCCGCGTGGCCAAGGGCTTCCGCCCGGGCGGCCCGAACATCGTACCGCCCAACGCGCCGACCGGGATTAACACCTATGACTCCGATTCGCTCATCAGCTACGAAGTCGGGTTCAAGGCGGAGACGGCCGACCGCAGCTTCAGCATCGATGTCGCGGCCTTCCACATCGACTGGAAGGACATCCAGCTGTTTGCACAGGTGGAAGACTTCGGCATCAACGCCAATGGCGGCAAGGCGAAGAGTGACGGTGTCGAGTTCACCACGATCCTGCGGCCGACCCGCGGCTTCGTGGTGTCGCTGAACGGCGCCTACACTGATGCCAAGCTGCAGGAGGATACGGATCTTGCGATCGTCGGCGGGCGAAAGGGGGACCAGCTACCCTACACACCCAAGGTCGCCGTGTCCGCCAACGTCGATTACGACTGGGACATGGGGAGCGGCGCCAAGCCCTATGTCGGCGCTTCGTTGCGTTTCCTGGGAGACCAGTCCGGCCCCTACAGCCCCGAGTTCGTGGCGGCGACGGGTCGGCAATTCCGGATCCCCTCCTATGCCGTGGTCGACCTGCGCGCCGGCATCGAGTTCGACCGCTTCTCGGTCGAAGCTTATGCCAAGAACGTGACCGACTCCGAGGGCAAGACCAGCGTGACGGGGCAGGGCAACTATCCCTTCGGCGCGGTGGGCACCGGGGTGATCCGGCCGCGAAGCGTGGGCGTGACGCTCGGCGCAGGGTTCTGA
- a CDS encoding peptide MFS transporter, which yields MSEPRAWFGQPRGLTILFLTNMWEQFSYYGMRALLVYYMTKQLMMAQGTASIVYGTYTACAYFTPIVGGVIADRLLGKRRAIILGGSIMAAGHFMMAFEPLFYPALATIAIGNGLFLPSLPSQIDDLYKPGDPRVSWAYNVYYVGVNIGGFLAPLICGTLGELYGWHWGFGAAGIGMVGGLAIYLWGQRYLPEQARRPAVERSAAPRVRFPRETAVLLLAIGLSVTVFRSAYEQVGNTVALWADVGVDRRAGGSVIPMTWFQALNPLLVMVMTPPLLVFWRQRAERGRVARPARKMATGALVVGGAYLLLAALEGIGGQTHWAWLVLFFVLLTLGELYILPTGLGLFARLAPAGLGATTVAAWYLATFAGSLAAGLVGTLWSRTSHAAFFLLLAGLAGLAALMLCALDLMEQRRTREDQNV from the coding sequence ATGAGCGAGCCCCGCGCCTGGTTCGGCCAGCCGCGCGGGCTGACAATCCTGTTCCTGACGAACATGTGGGAGCAATTCTCCTACTACGGCATGCGCGCGCTGCTGGTCTACTACATGACCAAGCAGCTGATGATGGCGCAGGGCACCGCGTCGATCGTCTATGGCACCTACACCGCCTGCGCCTATTTCACGCCGATCGTGGGCGGAGTGATCGCCGACCGCCTCCTGGGCAAGCGGCGCGCGATCATTCTGGGCGGCTCGATCATGGCCGCCGGACATTTCATGATGGCGTTCGAACCGCTGTTCTACCCGGCGCTCGCCACCATTGCGATCGGCAACGGGCTGTTCCTGCCGAGCCTGCCCAGCCAGATCGACGACCTCTACAAGCCCGGCGATCCGCGCGTGAGCTGGGCCTACAACGTCTATTATGTCGGCGTGAACATCGGCGGCTTTCTGGCGCCGCTGATCTGCGGGACGCTGGGGGAGCTCTATGGCTGGCACTGGGGGTTCGGCGCAGCCGGGATCGGCATGGTCGGAGGGCTGGCGATCTATCTATGGGGACAGCGCTACCTCCCCGAGCAGGCGCGCCGCCCAGCGGTCGAGCGCAGTGCAGCGCCGCGGGTGCGCTTCCCGCGTGAGACAGCGGTGCTGCTGCTGGCGATCGGCCTGTCGGTGACGGTGTTCCGCAGCGCCTATGAGCAGGTCGGCAACACGGTCGCGCTGTGGGCCGATGTCGGCGTCGATCGCCGCGCGGGCGGCAGTGTCATTCCGATGACCTGGTTCCAGGCGCTCAACCCGCTGCTGGTGATGGTGATGACGCCTCCGCTGCTCGTCTTCTGGCGGCAGCGTGCAGAGCGCGGGCGCGTAGCGCGGCCGGCGCGCAAGATGGCGACCGGGGCACTGGTAGTGGGTGGCGCCTATCTGCTGCTCGCCGCACTGGAGGGCATCGGCGGACAGACCCATTGGGCTTGGCTGGTGCTGTTCTTTGTCCTGCTGACGCTCGGCGAACTCTACATCCTGCCGACCGGCCTCGGGCTGTTCGCGCGGCTGGCGCCGGCTGGACTCGGCGCAACGACGGTAGCGGCCTGGTACCTCGCAACCTTCGCCGGAAGCCTTGCAGCCGGCCTGGTAGGGACGCTTTGGAGCCGGACGAGCCACGCGGCCTTCTTCCTCCTGCTGGCAGGGCTGGCAGGGCTCGCGGCGCTGATGTTGTGCGCGCTCGATCTAATGGAGCAGCGGCGCACGCGCGAAGATCAGAACGTATAA
- a CDS encoding DUF1611 domain-containing protein, protein MTDAGPAVSPTVSGVHALPAPYLLFLGDVTEPGFAKTAFGLRDWAGDRCIGEHALPTATVTTGLERLTPAEAAARGARAMVIGVANQGGVIPPGWMPELLGAIEAGLDLVAGMHRRLSEIDALREAAIKHGVRLHDLRVPPANLPIATGRKRSGRRLLTVGTDCALGKKYTALAIARGLTARGIDATFRASGQTGIMIAGRGIAIDAVIADFAAGAAELLSPDAAPDHLDVIEGQGSLFHPAYAAVSLALLHGSQPDEFVVCHQPGRQGILGTPGYSVPPIEAVIEQTVLVGRLTNPAIRCVGISLNTGGMTEQEAVDVIADTGARLGLPAADPIRGGDAFERLLDACQG, encoded by the coding sequence GTGACGGACGCCGGGCCTGCCGTTTCCCCGACCGTCAGCGGGGTGCATGCGCTGCCAGCGCCCTATCTGCTGTTCCTGGGCGATGTCACCGAACCGGGCTTTGCCAAGACCGCCTTCGGCCTGCGGGACTGGGCCGGCGATCGCTGCATCGGCGAACATGCGCTGCCGACCGCGACCGTCACCACGGGGCTGGAGCGGCTGACGCCGGCAGAGGCGGCGGCGCGCGGCGCGCGGGCAATGGTGATTGGGGTGGCCAACCAGGGCGGGGTGATCCCGCCGGGCTGGATGCCGGAGCTGCTGGGGGCGATCGAGGCTGGGCTCGACCTGGTGGCCGGCATGCATCGTCGGCTGAGCGAGATCGATGCGTTGCGTGAAGCGGCGATCAAGCACGGCGTGCGCCTGCACGACCTGCGCGTGCCACCGGCAAATCTGCCGATCGCGACCGGGCGCAAGCGTTCGGGCCGGCGCTTGCTGACGGTCGGCACCGATTGTGCGCTGGGCAAGAAATACACCGCCCTGGCGATCGCACGTGGGCTGACCGCGCGCGGTATCGATGCGACCTTTCGCGCGAGCGGACAGACCGGAATCATGATTGCCGGCCGAGGGATCGCGATCGACGCGGTGATCGCGGATTTCGCCGCAGGTGCTGCCGAGCTGCTGAGCCCGGATGCCGCGCCCGATCATCTCGACGTGATCGAGGGGCAGGGATCACTGTTCCATCCCGCCTATGCCGCGGTGTCGTTGGCCCTGCTCCACGGCAGCCAGCCTGACGAGTTCGTGGTCTGCCATCAGCCCGGCCGGCAGGGCATCCTGGGAACGCCAGGCTATTCAGTGCCGCCGATCGAGGCGGTGATCGAACAGACGGTGCTGGTGGGGCGGCTGACCAACCCCGCAATCCGCTGCGTCGGGATCAGCCTCAACACCGGCGGCATGACCGAGCAAGAGGCGGTCGATGTCATCGCCGATACGGGCGCGCGGCTGGGGCTGCCGGCGGCGGATCCGATCCGGGGCGGTGACGCCTTCGAACGGCTGCTCGACGCATGCCAGGGCTGA
- a CDS encoding serine hydrolase domain-containing protein produces the protein MMKRCLLALPLLLAGAPALADPPAGFDARVESIRIASETPGISIAIVEDGKVVLARGYGVRRQGAAPKVDADTLFMIGSTGKAFTVAALATLVDAGKVGWDDKVIDHLPGFQMYDPRGHARDDGARPAGPSQRPGPGRGRPVAGAAGQAVAGRGGAAAALSEAGDQFPLRLCL, from the coding sequence ATGATGAAGCGCTGCCTCCTCGCCCTGCCGCTGCTGCTGGCCGGGGCGCCGGCGCTGGCCGACCCGCCCGCCGGGTTCGACGCACGCGTAGAATCCATCCGCATCGCCAGTGAGACGCCCGGCATCTCGATCGCGATCGTCGAGGACGGGAAGGTCGTGCTCGCCAGGGGCTATGGCGTGCGCAGGCAAGGGGCGGCGCCAAAGGTCGACGCCGACACGCTGTTCATGATCGGCTCGACCGGCAAGGCGTTTACGGTGGCCGCGCTGGCGACCCTGGTCGATGCCGGTAAGGTCGGTTGGGACGACAAGGTCATCGACCACCTGCCGGGCTTCCAGATGTACGATCCCCGGGGTCACGCGCGAGATGACGGTGCGCGACCTGCTGGTCCATCGCAGCGGCCTGGGCCTGGGCGCGGGCGACCTGTTGCTGGTGCCGCGGGGCAAGCTGTCGCGGGCCGAGGTGGTGCGGCGGCTGCGCTATCTGAAGCCGGCGACCAGTTTCCGCTCCGGCTATGCCTATGA
- a CDS encoding Lrp/AsnC family transcriptional regulator translates to MTQPLDDAERRILRVLQEDASLPTAAVAERVGLSPSPCWRRIDRLERDGIIRKRVALLDRRAIGLNAHVFAQVKLNAHGRAHLDEFAEAIRAFPEVLECYVLMGPVDFLMRVVAEDIEAYERFFFDKLSRVPGVQEVVSTVALSEIKSTTVLPV, encoded by the coding sequence CCGCTCGACGATGCCGAACGTCGTATCCTGCGCGTCCTTCAGGAGGACGCGAGCCTGCCCACCGCCGCAGTTGCAGAACGCGTGGGCCTCTCCCCCTCGCCGTGCTGGCGCCGGATCGACCGGCTGGAGCGGGATGGCATCATCCGCAAGCGCGTGGCGCTGCTCGACCGGCGCGCCATCGGGCTCAACGCGCACGTCTTTGCGCAAGTGAAGCTCAACGCCCATGGCCGCGCCCATCTCGACGAGTTCGCCGAGGCGATCCGCGCCTTTCCGGAGGTGCTGGAATGCTATGTCCTGATGGGCCCGGTCGATTTCCTGATGCGCGTCGTCGCCGAGGACATCGAGGCGTATGAACGCTTCTTCTTCGACAAGCTGTCGCGCGTACCCGGCGTGCAGGAGGTCGTCTCCACCGTCGCCCTGTCGGAGATCAAGTCGACGACCGTCCTGCCGGTGTGA
- a CDS encoding serine hydrolase — protein sequence MGAGDLLLVPRGKLSRAEVVRRLRYLKPATSFRSGYAYDNILYIVAGAVIEAVSGQSWEDYMREHVFRPGGFPNATAEMARQLSVPDRAQPHARFGGSVRGTGPVRVLDERDRLGQAGAPAGLMAAGANDMARWLQIQLAGGALPGGKGRLFSEAAAKEMWTPVTPMPIEPYPEPVAGITPSYQSYALGWDVRDYHGAKVIWHAGGLFGFTTVVVLIPEKKVGFAIAINSEEIEPRYGLMYELLDHYLGLPKQDWPARFAAFKRNRIAGAEAVVREQAATPAKVGPSLPVARYAGRYVDPWYGALAVRSDAKGLTVDFTTTPGMTGRLEHYQYDSFVARFDDPAIEPAYLTFALDADGKVARVTAKPVSPIADFSFDYKDLDFVPEGERP from the coding sequence CTGGGCGCGGGCGACCTGTTGCTGGTGCCGCGGGGCAAGCTGTCGCGGGCCGAGGTGGTGCGGCGGCTGCGCTATCTGAAGCCGGCGACCAGTTTCCGCTCCGGCTATGCCTATGACAACATCCTCTACATCGTTGCGGGTGCGGTGATCGAGGCTGTCAGCGGGCAAAGCTGGGAGGACTATATGCGCGAGCATGTGTTCCGGCCCGGCGGCTTTCCGAATGCGACCGCCGAGATGGCGCGGCAGTTGTCCGTGCCGGACCGGGCGCAGCCGCACGCGCGCTTTGGCGGCTCGGTGCGCGGCACCGGTCCGGTCCGCGTGCTAGACGAGCGCGACCGGCTGGGACAGGCGGGCGCCCCCGCGGGGCTGATGGCGGCGGGCGCCAACGACATGGCGCGCTGGTTGCAGATCCAGCTGGCGGGGGGCGCGCTGCCCGGAGGCAAGGGGCGACTGTTCAGCGAAGCGGCGGCCAAGGAGATGTGGACGCCGGTCACGCCAATGCCGATCGAGCCCTATCCGGAGCCGGTCGCCGGCATCACCCCCAGCTACCAATCCTACGCGCTGGGATGGGATGTTCGCGACTACCATGGCGCCAAGGTGATCTGGCATGCGGGCGGCCTCTTCGGCTTCACGACCGTCGTCGTGTTGATCCCGGAGAAGAAGGTCGGCTTTGCCATCGCCATCAACAGCGAGGAGATCGAGCCCCGCTATGGCCTCATGTACGAACTCCTCGACCATTATCTGGGGCTGCCAAAGCAGGATTGGCCCGCCCGGTTCGCCGCGTTCAAGCGCAACCGGATCGCAGGGGCCGAGGCGGTGGTGCGCGAGCAGGCGGCGACGCCCGCCAAGGTCGGCCCGTCGCTGCCGGTAGCGCGCTATGCCGGGCGCTATGTCGATCCCTGGTACGGCGCGCTGGCGGTGCGATCGGATGCAAAGGGGCTGACGGTCGACTTCACGACGACGCCCGGGATGACGGGCCGACTGGAGCATTACCAGTACGACAGCTTCGTAGCGCGCTTCGACGATCCGGCGATCGAGCCGGCCTATCTGACCTTTGCACTGGACGCGGACGGCAAGGTGGCGCGGGTAACCGCCAAGCCCGTGTCGCCGATCGCCGACTTCAGCTTCGATTACAAGGACCTGGACTTCGTGCCCGAGGGAGAGCGGCCATGA
- a CDS encoding dipeptide epimerase encodes MGALRLSVATDTLRLAQPFRIAGYVFDTADVLVVTLDDGVYQGRGEAAGVYYLGDDLAHMRAAIEEARTAIEVGPTREELRAILPPGGARNAIDSALWELEAQRTGRPVWALAGLGSEPKPIVTTFTISADTPEAMAAVARGYAQAVSIKVKLTGDLDLDLTRVAAIRAARPDVWLGVDGNQGFVAADLEALVAGLGAYRVSLLEQPLARGREAELEGFRSPIPIAGDESLLSLEDVGPAKGRFDVVNIKLDKCGGLTEGLLMVAEARRLGLGVMVGTMIGTSLATAPGFILGQLADLVDLDGPTFLAADRAPAVTYRDGTLYAGPEVWGAPRTVTA; translated from the coding sequence ATGGGTGCGCTTCGCCTCTCCGTGGCAACCGACACGTTGCGGCTGGCTCAGCCCTTCCGGATCGCGGGCTATGTGTTCGACACCGCGGACGTGCTGGTGGTGACGCTCGATGATGGAGTCTACCAGGGGCGCGGAGAGGCAGCGGGCGTCTATTACCTCGGCGACGATCTCGCCCATATGCGGGCGGCGATCGAGGAAGCGCGGACGGCGATCGAAGTGGGGCCGACGCGCGAGGAACTGCGCGCGATCCTGCCGCCGGGCGGCGCGCGCAACGCGATCGACTCAGCGCTTTGGGAGCTGGAGGCGCAGCGTACCGGCCGGCCGGTGTGGGCGCTCGCGGGGCTCGGGTCGGAGCCCAAGCCGATCGTCACCACCTTTACGATCAGTGCCGACACGCCCGAGGCGATGGCGGCGGTGGCGAGAGGCTATGCGCAGGCCGTCTCGATCAAGGTCAAGCTGACCGGCGACCTCGACCTGGATCTCACCCGCGTCGCCGCGATCCGGGCCGCGCGGCCCGACGTGTGGCTGGGTGTCGACGGCAACCAGGGGTTCGTCGCGGCCGATCTCGAGGCGCTGGTCGCGGGTCTGGGCGCCTATCGCGTCTCCCTGCTCGAACAGCCGCTCGCGCGGGGCCGGGAGGCAGAACTGGAGGGGTTTCGCTCGCCGATCCCAATCGCCGGAGACGAGAGCCTGTTGTCGCTCGAAGACGTCGGCCCCGCCAAGGGCCGCTTCGACGTGGTCAACATCAAGCTCGACAAGTGCGGAGGCCTTACCGAAGGCCTGCTGATGGTGGCCGAGGCACGGCGGCTGGGGCTGGGCGTAATGGTGGGTACCATGATCGGTACCAGCCTTGCGACGGCGCCCGGGTTCATACTGGGGCAGCTTGCGGACCTGGTCGACCTGGATGGCCCCACTTTCCTGGCGGCGGACCGCGCACCGGCAGTCACCTACCGCGACGGCACGCTCTACGCCGGGCCCGAGGTTTGGGGCGCGCCCAGGACGGTCACGGCATGA
- a CDS encoding serine hydrolase domain-containing protein encodes MMRRWLVGIACALAATAAVAQNEMVVAPQPAAPAVPAAATASAQPAGAAAAALTANDVGTWLDGFLPTTLEGGKIAGAQVVVVKDGQVLFKKGYGYADVAAKKPMDVDRTLMRIGSTSKLFTWTAVMQLVESGKLDLNADVNRYLDFRIEPKGGRAITLNDLMRHRGGFEEGLKDLMATDPAKWKTTERYLKENLRPQLFVAGEAPAYSNYGTALAGYIVQRVSGQSYDAYVEQHILAPLRMGHTTFRQPLPRAFAPLMSKGYPQSDMPPVPFELVGTAPAGSASTTGADMGNFMIAHLQDGRFGDTQILRPETARLMHTPAVPPQPGFDTLAYGFFWGQRNGRLVIGHGGDTIVFHTDFNLLPQRGVGFYASFNSRGENEAVYGARERLFQLFLDRYFPAPRVTNPPAIAGAAADAAALAGYYEGSRRVESGFIGLFYLVQQTQVIANPDGTISLTSAPEQKFREIAQGRWREVDGTRMLQVSEVNGRRAILDSHNPVEILQATPLSRNPVFNMVIAAFSLLVLLATVLAWPASAWIRRRCGAANLLAGRARLAHRLVQLAALADLMYLVGWYTVLAPILKLQVEVYNNGMDATIRALQIAGIVPVLGAMLGVWNAVVTWQPGRGWGERLRAILIAAALIGVLWLAWVGKLMSYNLNY; translated from the coding sequence ATGATGCGACGTTGGTTGGTGGGCATTGCCTGCGCGCTTGCCGCAACGGCGGCGGTTGCCCAGAACGAAATGGTCGTCGCGCCGCAGCCGGCGGCGCCGGCTGTGCCAGCCGCCGCGACCGCCTCGGCCCAGCCGGCCGGGGCTGCCGCCGCCGCGCTGACCGCGAACGACGTGGGCACGTGGCTGGACGGCTTCCTTCCGACCACGCTGGAGGGAGGCAAGATCGCCGGTGCGCAAGTGGTGGTGGTCAAGGACGGCCAGGTGCTCTTCAAGAAGGGTTATGGCTATGCCGACGTGGCGGCCAAGAAGCCGATGGACGTCGACCGCACGCTGATGCGGATCGGCTCCACCTCCAAGCTGTTCACCTGGACCGCGGTGATGCAGCTGGTGGAATCGGGCAAGCTCGACCTGAACGCCGACGTCAACCGCTACCTGGATTTCCGGATCGAGCCCAAGGGCGGCCGGGCGATCACCCTGAACGACCTGATGCGTCACCGCGGCGGGTTCGAAGAGGGGCTGAAGGACCTGATGGCGACCGATCCCGCCAAGTGGAAGACGACGGAACGCTACCTCAAGGAAAACCTGCGCCCGCAGCTGTTCGTCGCGGGTGAGGCACCGGCCTATTCCAACTATGGCACCGCGCTTGCCGGCTACATCGTCCAGCGGGTCTCGGGCCAATCCTATGACGCCTATGTCGAGCAGCATATCCTGGCGCCGCTGCGCATGGGCCACACGACCTTCCGCCAGCCGCTGCCCCGGGCGTTCGCCCCGCTGATGTCCAAGGGCTATCCCCAAAGCGACATGCCGCCGGTGCCGTTCGAGCTGGTAGGAACTGCGCCAGCGGGTTCCGCGAGCACCACGGGCGCGGACATGGGCAATTTCATGATCGCGCATCTGCAGGACGGGCGGTTCGGCGACACCCAGATCCTGCGACCGGAGACGGCGCGGCTGATGCACACGCCAGCAGTCCCGCCGCAGCCCGGGTTCGATACCCTCGCGTACGGCTTTTTCTGGGGTCAGCGCAACGGGCGGCTGGTGATCGGCCACGGCGGCGACACCATCGTGTTCCACACCGATTTCAACCTGCTGCCGCAGCGAGGGGTCGGCTTCTATGCCAGCTTCAACAGCCGTGGAGAGAATGAGGCGGTGTATGGCGCGCGGGAGCGCTTGTTCCAGCTGTTCCTGGACCGCTATTTCCCGGCGCCCCGCGTCACCAATCCTCCGGCCATTGCTGGCGCGGCGGCCGATGCTGCAGCGCTTGCGGGCTATTACGAGGGCTCTCGACGGGTCGAGAGCGGCTTTATCGGTCTCTTCTACCTCGTCCAGCAGACCCAGGTGATCGCGAATCCGGATGGCACGATCAGCCTGACGTCCGCGCCGGAGCAGAAGTTCCGGGAAATCGCGCAGGGCCGGTGGCGGGAGGTGGACGGCACCCGGATGCTGCAGGTGTCGGAGGTGAACGGGCGTCGCGCAATCCTTGATAGCCACAACCCGGTCGAAATCCTGCAGGCGACACCGTTATCGCGCAACCCGGTGTTCAACATGGTGATCGCGGCGTTCTCGCTGCTGGTGCTGCTGGCGACGGTGCTCGCCTGGCCGGCGTCGGCCTGGATCCGCCGCCGCTGTGGTGCAGCCAATCTGCTGGCGGGCCGGGCGAGGCTCGCCCACCGGCTGGTGCAGCTCGCGGCGCTGGCCGACCTCATGTACCTCGTCGGCTGGTACACGGTGCTTGCGCCGATCCTGAAGCTGCAGGTCGAGGTCTATAACAACGGCATGGACGCGACCATTCGCGCGCTCCAGATCGCGGGGATCGTTCCCGTCCTGGGAGCCATGCTGGGCGTGTGGAACGCGGTAGTGACCTGGCAGCCGGGACGTGGCTGGGGCGAGCGGCTGCGCGCGATCCTGATCGCCGCCGCCCTGATCGGGGTGCTGTGGCTCGCCTGGGTGGGCAAGCTGATGAGCTACAACCTGAACTATTGA